One Vespa crabro chromosome 9, iyVesCrab1.2, whole genome shotgun sequence genomic region harbors:
- the LOC124427089 gene encoding PAN2-PAN3 deadenylation complex catalytic subunit PAN2 isoform X1: MDYPVLSHYDPSVTDETAGSGGDEQELLWGDSNYVLPGDEYVPASEQFGDEFIGAEFHETRTLLADGGDRFGVSTATFDTIEELMWMGNQGGHVTSYYGSGVQKYTSFQVHATQEVRQIHPLDEGILVLTQSILRYQLRRGIPIFTHTSSNMVDMQCMLQISPTRMLMGGHQEKLIDFNLTRGKETGLVHVGENGCAILRQHNRLICAGNPAGRIDLRDPNTLSIEHTFDTHSGSLSDFDVQGNYLVTCGFSNSRQGLTVDRFLMAYDLRQMRALSPVTTLVYPLLLKFLPSYSSRLAVVSPLGQMQLLDTIYANVQPPLTCLYQVATNGAMILSFDVSSTSQCLCFGDSAGSIHLMSTNTSEPQFNTFSRPTEFADPVESLQPIAFDDDLTPFSTIPVMYTEHPLLSDWPEELLKKIYRKTPSIDPEILRTIKMQGTIGYAPNPQAFRRNQIPYNLEKRRGVVTKLFAADSRAKTDDGTFVAIPKRYRKIEVKYSRIGYDEFDFDQYNRTNFCGLEATLPNSYCNAMLQLLYYCEPVRTALLSHSCQREFCLSCELGFLFHMLDTSRGLPCQAANFLRAFRTVPEAAALGLILSDLHPEAKRKTSLVRLIQSWNRFILHQIHYEILETRKRQQEEEEAARLKSGPKCAPFVYNEQDFPSILQDLGSRYKSHDKERKKRRKQEEDGKYMWITSKVDQSNKKSPEENEVREEETEISRLFGSEQMHIHRCLKCGQEATKHSIMLLCNLVYPEIVNPSEEVPFTNILGRSLRPEKITPAWCDECQKFTPTLQSRQLTKLPQILALNCGLDTQQDKAFWQNQMDIVVRKVLSGKEASPSSSPVPITVKPCRYGSNCTRLGCRFRHIGRDSETSTLSPVTPPIATTNSSISTPPSHLYYSHSWIPHNIEISISESGEMSVEKITCPKIDDTTAPNLLENGQGNNNTQRTSSTIEIIQNKNESGSAEIENKGTVNIEEQISSSTSKVQYSLSAVVCYVDDKNNEERRNLVALLRVGPSYHKRSTGSAVSQWYIFNDFCISPVTPQEAVWFNLDWKVPCVLHYTVIPAPEPSTFVSPLTYDVFGEDKCIARSGGTTGITFTPLSSDEMPKKGELVGIDAEFVTLNQEESELRSDGKMSTIKPSHMSVARITCIRGQGPLEGTPFIDDYISTQEQVVDYLTKFSGIQPGDLDANFSSKHLTTLKSTYQKLRFLVDNGIIFVGHGLKNDFRVINLVVPPEQIVDTVWLFHLPHHRMVSLRFLTWHFLGKTIQSETHDSTEDARSALELYRKYKELESSGKLAENLKELYTVGTQLQWKVSILFVIIFTIYYLHN; the protein is encoded by the exons atgGACTATCCGGTTTTAAGTCACTACGACCCGTCCGTAACGGATGAGACAGCCGGTAGTGGCGGAGACGAGCAAGAACTACTTT GGGGAGATTCTAATTATGTTTTACCTGGCGATGAGTATGTACCTGCTTCGGAACAATTTGGAGATGAGTTTATAGGAGCTGAATTTCATGAAACTCGAACATTGCTCGCAGATGGTGGAGATAGGTTTGGTGTTTCTACTGCCACTTTCGATACCATCGAAGAACTTATGTGGATGGGAAATCAAGGG ggTCACGTAACATCTTATTATGGATCTGGTGTACAAAAATATACATCCTTTCAAGTACATGCAACACAGGAGGTACGCCAAATCCATCCTTTAGATGAGGGCATTCTGGTGCTTACTCAAAGCATATTGCGATATCAATTAAGACGTGGCATACCAATATttacacatac atcATCAAACATGGTAGATATGCAATGTATGCTTCAAATTTCTCCAACTAGAATGTTAATGGGAGGACatcaagaaaaattaattgattttaatctTACTAGAGGGAAGGAAACTGGATTA GTTCACGTCGGAGAAAACGGTTGTGCAATATTAAGGCAGCATAATAGACTTATATGTGCTGGTAATCCAGCAGGAAGAATTGATCTCAGGGATCCAAATACATTGTCTATAGAACATACTTTTGATACTCATAGTGGTTCCCTTAGCGATTTTGATGTTCAGGGAAATTATCTTGTTACATGTGGTTTCAGTAATAG TCGTCAAGGTCTAACGGTAGATCGATTTTTGATGGCGTATGACTTAAGACAAATGCGAGCTTTAAGTCCTGTTACAACGCTGGTATATCCCcttctattaaaatttctcCCAAGCTATTCCAGCCGACTTGCCGTTGTTTCTCCTTTAGGACAAATGCAATTGCTTGATACAATCTATGCCAATGTACAACCACCTTTGACATGTTTATATCAG GTTGCTACTAATGGAGCGATGATACTATCATTTGACGTATCATCTACATCTCAATGTCTTTGTTTTGGAGATTCAGCAGGATCTATACATTTAATGTCCACAAATACTTCTGAACCTCAgtttaatacattttctaG ACCTACAGAATTTGCTGATCCTGTTGAGTCTCTTCAACCTATTGCATTTGATGATGATCTTACACCATTCAGTACAATACCTGTGATGTATACTGAACATCCATTATTAAGTGATTGGCCAGAAGAATTGTTAAAGAAGATTTACAG GAAAACTCCTTCAATTGATCCTGAAATTCTACGCACAATCAAGATGCAAGGAACAATAGGTTATGCGCCAAATCCTCAGGCTTTTCGACGCAATCAA ATACCTTACAATTTGGAAAAACGACGTGGTGTAGTCACGAAACTTTTCGCGGCAGATTCACGAGCTAAAACAGACGACGGAACTTTTGTGGCAATACCAAAGCGTTACCGTAAAATTGAGGTGAAATATTCACGAATCGGTTATGATGAATTTGATTTTGATCAGTACAATCGGACAAATTTTTGTGGTCTTGAAGCTACACTTCCAAATAGTTATTGTAATGCGATGTTACAG ttactttattattgtgaACCTGTAAGAACTGCATTACTTTCACATTCATGCCAAAGAGAATTTTGCTTGTCATGCGAACTGGGATTCTTGTTTCACATGTTGGATACATCTCGTGGACTACCTTGTCAAGCAGCCAACTTCCTCAGGGCTTTTAGAACTGTCCCAGAGGCAGCAGCTTTAGGCCTTATTTTAAGTGACTTACATCCAGAGGCCAAAAGGAAAACAAGTTTAGTCAGATTAATACAG AGTTGGAATCGATTCATTCTTCATCAAATACACTACGAAATTCTAGAAACTAGAAAACGCcagcaagaagaagaagaagctgcACGTTTGAAGTCGGGACCTAAATGTGCACCGTTTGTCTATAATGAGCAAGACTTTCCTAGCATTTTACAGGATCTTGGTTCCCGGTATAAAAGTCatgataaagaaaggaagaaaaggagaaagcaaGAGGAGGATGGTAAATATATGTGGATAACATCGAAAG TTGATcagagtaataaaaaatctcCTGAGGAAAATGAAGTACGAGAGGAGGAAACGGAAATCAGTCGACTATTTGGTTCTGAACAAATGCATATACATCGTTGTCTGAAATGTGGACAAGAAGCTACTAAACATTCTATCATGTTATTATGTAATTTAGTATACCCTGAGATAGTTAATCCAT CAGAAGAGGTTCCATTTACAAATATACTTGGACGAAGTTTAAGACCAGAAAAAATTACACCTGCATGGTGCGACGAATGTCAGAAATTCACGCCTACTCTACAATCACGACAATTGACCAAGCTACCTCAAATATTAGCCTTAAATTGTGGCTTAGATACACAACAg GATAAAGCTTTTTGGCAAAATCAAATGGACATCGTTGTCCGCAAGGTTTTGAGCGGTAAAGAAGCTAGCCCTTCATCCAGTCCTGTTCCAATTACTGTGAAACCATGCAGATACGGTAGTAATTGTACCAGACTTGGTTGTAGATTTAGACATATTGGCCGAGATTCag aaacgTCGACATTATCACCTGTTACACCTCCCATAGCTACAACTAATTCGTCTATTTCAACGCCTCCGAGTCATTTGTACTATTCTCATTCATGGATTCCtcataatatagaaatttctATAAGTGAAAGCGGCGAAATGTCGGTTGAAAAAATTACTTGTCCAAAGATCGACGATACTACTGCAcctaatttattagaaaatggacaaggtaataacaatacaCAAAGGACATCAAGTActatagaaataattcaaaataaaaatgaaagtggAAGTGCAGAGATAGAAAACAAAGGGACAGTAAATATTGAAGAACAAATATCTAGTTCGACGAGTAAAGTTCAATATAGCCTTAGTGCGGTTGTGTGTTATGtggatgataaaaataatgaagaaagaagaaacctTGTCGCCTTATTACGTGTTGGTCCGAGTTACCATAAACGATCAACAGGAAGTGCGGTTTCTCAATGGTATATCTTTAACGACTTTTG taTATCTCCAGTTACACCACAGGAGGCAGTTTGGTTTAATCTTGATTGGAAAGTTCCATGTGTTCTTCATTATACAGTAATTCCAGCTCCTGAACCATCGACATTCGTAAGTCCACTTACATATGATGTCTTCGGGGAAGACAAATGCATTGCACGTAGTGGAGGAACAACTGGTATCACGTTTACACCTCTTTCATCGGATGAAATGCCCAAGAAAG gagAATTAGTTGGAATCGACGCTGAATTTGTTACTTTGAATCAAGAGGAATCAGAACTTCGAAGCGATGGAAAAATGTCTACGATTAAACCGAGTCATATGTCTGTTGCGAGGATTACTTGTATACGAgg ACAAGGTCCACTCGAAGGTACACCGTTTATAGATGATTACATTAGCACACAAGAACAAGTGGTTGATTATCTTACGAAATTCAGTGGAATCCAACCTGGAGATTTAGATGCCAATTTCAGTAGTAAACATCTTACAACGCTCAAATCGACATATCAAAAATTAAGATTTTTAGTGGATAATGGTATTATATTTGTTGGTCATGGATTAAAGAATGATTTTAG ggTAATTAATTTGGTCGTGCCTCCAGAGCAAATAGTAGATACAGTATGGCTGTTTCATCTACCTCATCATCGTATGGTATCGTTACGCTTTCTAACGTGGCATTTCTTAGGTAAAACCATACAATCTGAAACTCATGATTCTACGGAAGATGCTCGATCAGCTCTGGAGTTATATCGTAAGTACAAAGAACTGGAAAGTTCAGGCAAATTAGCAGAGAACCTCAAAGAACTTTATACCGTTGGGACCCAATTACAATGGAAAGTTAGTAtcttatttgtaataatatttacaatttattaccTTCACAATTAA
- the LOC124427089 gene encoding PAN2-PAN3 deadenylation complex catalytic subunit PAN2 isoform X3, whose amino-acid sequence MDYPVLSHYDPSVTDETAGSGGDEQELLWGDSNYVLPGDEYVPASEQFGDEFIGAEFHETRTLLADGGDRFGVSTATFDTIEELMWMGNQGGHVTSYYGSGVQKYTSFQVHATQEVRQIHPLDEGILVLTQSILRYQLRRGIPIFTHTSSNMVDMQCMLQISPTRMLMGGHQEKLIDFNLTRGKETGLVHVGENGCAILRQHNRLICAGNPAGRIDLRDPNTLSIEHTFDTHSGSLSDFDVQGNYLVTCGFSNSRQGLTVDRFLMAYDLRQMRALSPVTTLVYPLLLKFLPSYSSRLAVVSPLGQMQLLDTIYANVQPPLTCLYQVATNGAMILSFDVSSTSQCLCFGDSAGSIHLMSTNTSEPQFNTFSRPTEFADPVESLQPIAFDDDLTPFSTIPVMYTEHPLLSDWPEELLKKIYRKTPSIDPEILRTIKMQGTIGYAPNPQAFRRNQIPYNLEKRRGVVTKLFAADSRAKTDDGTFVAIPKRYRKIEVKYSRIGYDEFDFDQYNRTNFCGLEATLPNSYCNAMLQLLYYCEPVRTALLSHSCQREFCLSCELGFLFHMLDTSRGLPCQAANFLRAFRTVPEAAALGLILSDLHPEAKRKTSLVRLIQSWNRFILHQIHYEILETRKRQQEEEEAARLKSGPKCAPFVYNEQDFPSILQDLGSRYKSHDKERKKRRKQEEDGKYMWITSKVDQSNKKSPEENEVREEETEISRLFGSEQMHIHRCLKCGQEATKHSIMLLCNLVYPEIVNPSEEVPFTNILGRSLRPEKITPAWCDECQKFTPTLQSRQLTKLPQILALNCGLDTQQDKAFWQNQMDIVVRKVLSGKEASPSSSPVPITVKPCRYGSNCTRLGCRFRHIGRDSETSTLSPVTPPIATTNSSISTPPSHLYYSHSWIPHNIEISISESGEMSVEKITCPKIDDTTAPNLLENGQGNNNTQRTSSTIEIIQNKNESGSAEIENKGTVNIEEQISSSTSKVQYSLSAVVCYVDDKNNEERRNLVALLRVGPSYHKRSTGSAVSQWYIFNDFCISPVTPQEAVWFNLDWKVPCVLHYTVIPAPEPSTFVSPLTYDVFGEDKCIARSGGTTGITFTPLSSDEMPKKGELVGIDAEFVTLNQEESELRSDGKMSTIKPSHMSVARITCIRGQGPLEGTPFIDDYISTQEQVVDYLTKFSGIQPGDLDANFSSKHLTTLKSTYQKLRFLVDNGIIFVGHGLKNDFRVINLVVPPEQIVDTVWLFHLPHHRMVSLRFLTWHFLGKTIQSETHDSTEDARSALELYRKYKELESSGKLAENLKELYTVGTQLQWKVPDS is encoded by the exons atgGACTATCCGGTTTTAAGTCACTACGACCCGTCCGTAACGGATGAGACAGCCGGTAGTGGCGGAGACGAGCAAGAACTACTTT GGGGAGATTCTAATTATGTTTTACCTGGCGATGAGTATGTACCTGCTTCGGAACAATTTGGAGATGAGTTTATAGGAGCTGAATTTCATGAAACTCGAACATTGCTCGCAGATGGTGGAGATAGGTTTGGTGTTTCTACTGCCACTTTCGATACCATCGAAGAACTTATGTGGATGGGAAATCAAGGG ggTCACGTAACATCTTATTATGGATCTGGTGTACAAAAATATACATCCTTTCAAGTACATGCAACACAGGAGGTACGCCAAATCCATCCTTTAGATGAGGGCATTCTGGTGCTTACTCAAAGCATATTGCGATATCAATTAAGACGTGGCATACCAATATttacacatac atcATCAAACATGGTAGATATGCAATGTATGCTTCAAATTTCTCCAACTAGAATGTTAATGGGAGGACatcaagaaaaattaattgattttaatctTACTAGAGGGAAGGAAACTGGATTA GTTCACGTCGGAGAAAACGGTTGTGCAATATTAAGGCAGCATAATAGACTTATATGTGCTGGTAATCCAGCAGGAAGAATTGATCTCAGGGATCCAAATACATTGTCTATAGAACATACTTTTGATACTCATAGTGGTTCCCTTAGCGATTTTGATGTTCAGGGAAATTATCTTGTTACATGTGGTTTCAGTAATAG TCGTCAAGGTCTAACGGTAGATCGATTTTTGATGGCGTATGACTTAAGACAAATGCGAGCTTTAAGTCCTGTTACAACGCTGGTATATCCCcttctattaaaatttctcCCAAGCTATTCCAGCCGACTTGCCGTTGTTTCTCCTTTAGGACAAATGCAATTGCTTGATACAATCTATGCCAATGTACAACCACCTTTGACATGTTTATATCAG GTTGCTACTAATGGAGCGATGATACTATCATTTGACGTATCATCTACATCTCAATGTCTTTGTTTTGGAGATTCAGCAGGATCTATACATTTAATGTCCACAAATACTTCTGAACCTCAgtttaatacattttctaG ACCTACAGAATTTGCTGATCCTGTTGAGTCTCTTCAACCTATTGCATTTGATGATGATCTTACACCATTCAGTACAATACCTGTGATGTATACTGAACATCCATTATTAAGTGATTGGCCAGAAGAATTGTTAAAGAAGATTTACAG GAAAACTCCTTCAATTGATCCTGAAATTCTACGCACAATCAAGATGCAAGGAACAATAGGTTATGCGCCAAATCCTCAGGCTTTTCGACGCAATCAA ATACCTTACAATTTGGAAAAACGACGTGGTGTAGTCACGAAACTTTTCGCGGCAGATTCACGAGCTAAAACAGACGACGGAACTTTTGTGGCAATACCAAAGCGTTACCGTAAAATTGAGGTGAAATATTCACGAATCGGTTATGATGAATTTGATTTTGATCAGTACAATCGGACAAATTTTTGTGGTCTTGAAGCTACACTTCCAAATAGTTATTGTAATGCGATGTTACAG ttactttattattgtgaACCTGTAAGAACTGCATTACTTTCACATTCATGCCAAAGAGAATTTTGCTTGTCATGCGAACTGGGATTCTTGTTTCACATGTTGGATACATCTCGTGGACTACCTTGTCAAGCAGCCAACTTCCTCAGGGCTTTTAGAACTGTCCCAGAGGCAGCAGCTTTAGGCCTTATTTTAAGTGACTTACATCCAGAGGCCAAAAGGAAAACAAGTTTAGTCAGATTAATACAG AGTTGGAATCGATTCATTCTTCATCAAATACACTACGAAATTCTAGAAACTAGAAAACGCcagcaagaagaagaagaagctgcACGTTTGAAGTCGGGACCTAAATGTGCACCGTTTGTCTATAATGAGCAAGACTTTCCTAGCATTTTACAGGATCTTGGTTCCCGGTATAAAAGTCatgataaagaaaggaagaaaaggagaaagcaaGAGGAGGATGGTAAATATATGTGGATAACATCGAAAG TTGATcagagtaataaaaaatctcCTGAGGAAAATGAAGTACGAGAGGAGGAAACGGAAATCAGTCGACTATTTGGTTCTGAACAAATGCATATACATCGTTGTCTGAAATGTGGACAAGAAGCTACTAAACATTCTATCATGTTATTATGTAATTTAGTATACCCTGAGATAGTTAATCCAT CAGAAGAGGTTCCATTTACAAATATACTTGGACGAAGTTTAAGACCAGAAAAAATTACACCTGCATGGTGCGACGAATGTCAGAAATTCACGCCTACTCTACAATCACGACAATTGACCAAGCTACCTCAAATATTAGCCTTAAATTGTGGCTTAGATACACAACAg GATAAAGCTTTTTGGCAAAATCAAATGGACATCGTTGTCCGCAAGGTTTTGAGCGGTAAAGAAGCTAGCCCTTCATCCAGTCCTGTTCCAATTACTGTGAAACCATGCAGATACGGTAGTAATTGTACCAGACTTGGTTGTAGATTTAGACATATTGGCCGAGATTCag aaacgTCGACATTATCACCTGTTACACCTCCCATAGCTACAACTAATTCGTCTATTTCAACGCCTCCGAGTCATTTGTACTATTCTCATTCATGGATTCCtcataatatagaaatttctATAAGTGAAAGCGGCGAAATGTCGGTTGAAAAAATTACTTGTCCAAAGATCGACGATACTACTGCAcctaatttattagaaaatggacaaggtaataacaatacaCAAAGGACATCAAGTActatagaaataattcaaaataaaaatgaaagtggAAGTGCAGAGATAGAAAACAAAGGGACAGTAAATATTGAAGAACAAATATCTAGTTCGACGAGTAAAGTTCAATATAGCCTTAGTGCGGTTGTGTGTTATGtggatgataaaaataatgaagaaagaagaaacctTGTCGCCTTATTACGTGTTGGTCCGAGTTACCATAAACGATCAACAGGAAGTGCGGTTTCTCAATGGTATATCTTTAACGACTTTTG taTATCTCCAGTTACACCACAGGAGGCAGTTTGGTTTAATCTTGATTGGAAAGTTCCATGTGTTCTTCATTATACAGTAATTCCAGCTCCTGAACCATCGACATTCGTAAGTCCACTTACATATGATGTCTTCGGGGAAGACAAATGCATTGCACGTAGTGGAGGAACAACTGGTATCACGTTTACACCTCTTTCATCGGATGAAATGCCCAAGAAAG gagAATTAGTTGGAATCGACGCTGAATTTGTTACTTTGAATCAAGAGGAATCAGAACTTCGAAGCGATGGAAAAATGTCTACGATTAAACCGAGTCATATGTCTGTTGCGAGGATTACTTGTATACGAgg ACAAGGTCCACTCGAAGGTACACCGTTTATAGATGATTACATTAGCACACAAGAACAAGTGGTTGATTATCTTACGAAATTCAGTGGAATCCAACCTGGAGATTTAGATGCCAATTTCAGTAGTAAACATCTTACAACGCTCAAATCGACATATCAAAAATTAAGATTTTTAGTGGATAATGGTATTATATTTGTTGGTCATGGATTAAAGAATGATTTTAG ggTAATTAATTTGGTCGTGCCTCCAGAGCAAATAGTAGATACAGTATGGCTGTTTCATCTACCTCATCATCGTATGGTATCGTTACGCTTTCTAACGTGGCATTTCTTAGGTAAAACCATACAATCTGAAACTCATGATTCTACGGAAGATGCTCGATCAGCTCTGGAGTTATATCGTAAGTACAAAGAACTGGAAAGTTCAGGCAAATTAGCAGAGAACCTCAAAGAACTTTATACCGTTGGGACCCAATTACAATGGAAA GTACCGGATAGCTGA